Proteins found in one Plodia interpunctella isolate USDA-ARS_2022_Savannah chromosome 24, ilPloInte3.2, whole genome shotgun sequence genomic segment:
- the LOC128680560 gene encoding uncharacterized protein LOC128680560 isoform X1, with product MEEEEYDDELPPISVNSSKQDEALFSMPSAEVVASQRARAEECERELQRLRELHERQDSALHAGTGTPATNIAPIAASRSNSSGSEGETALVSAVEALRVSGAAPAPAPAPAAVAVSRLSPRAGALCRAYCAALAAVSGAAADVLTDEIITGIWSWLSGLDPESPGLELEEDGARSLGDDEVLSVGAWLCALLAEPARAVHARAVHARAVHARAVHARARRALHALLAAASDRQVWSLWRALLPALEPRALPALAQALAGQCEVMTAALHRAALTRLLQPREHDEQEICVRALSTLEICSLVSRGWRQVAATERDAALQLLGRALLAARERERQHRDHADELADTLAVLARPRIADRGDSQHADHLKVAVAASKLKILLSDSN from the exons ATGGAGGAAGAAGAATACGATGATGAATTACCGCCTATTTCTGTTAATTCCTCTAAGCAGGATGag GCGTTGTTTTCAATGCCGTCGGCAGAGGTGGTGGCGTcgcagcgcgcgcgcgcggagGAGTGCGAGCGCGAGCTGCAGCGTCTGCGCGAGCTCCACGAGCGACAAGATTCCGCGCTCCACGCCGGTACGGGCACTCCCG CCACAAACATAGCGCCAATAGCAGCGTCGCGCTCCAACTCCAGCGGGTCCGAGGGAGAGACCGCACTGGTGTCCGCTGTTGag GCTCTGCGCGTGAGCGGCGCAGctccggcgccggcgccggcgccggcggcggTGGCCGTGTCGCGCTTGTCGCCGCGCGCCGGCGCGCTGTGCCGCGCCTACTGCGCCGCGCTGGCCGCCGTCTCCGGCGCCGCCGCGGACGTGCTCACTGATGAA ATTATAACCGGCATCTGGTCGTGGTTGAGCGGCCTCGACCCGGAGAGCCCGGGGCTGGAGCTCGAGGAAGACGGCGCCCGCTCACTCGGCGACGACGAG GTGCTGAGCGTGGGCGCGTGGCTGTGCGCGCTGCTGGCGGAGCCCGCGCGCGCAGTGCACGCGCGCGCAGTGCACGCGCGCGCAGTGCACGCGCGCGCAGTGCACGCGCGCGCGCGACGCGCTCTGCACGCGCTGCTCGCCGCCGCCAGCGACCGACAG GTGTGGTCGCTGTGGCGCGCGCTGCTGCCGGCGCTGGAGCCGCGCGCGCTGCCGGCGCTGGCGCAGGCGCTGGCCGGCCAGTGCGAGGTGATGACGGCCGCGCTACACCGCGCCGCCCTCACCCGCCTGCTGCAGCCGCGCGAACACGATGAACAG GAGATATGCGTTCGGGCGCTGTCGACGCTGGAGATATGTTCGCTGGTGTCGCGCGGCTGGCGGCAGGTGGCGGCGACCGAGCGCGACGCGGCGCTGCAGCTGCTGGGCCGCGCGCTGCTGGCGGCGCGCGAGCGCGAGCGCCAGCACCGCGACCACGCGGACGAGCTCGCGGACACACTCGCGGTGCTGGCGCGCCCGCGCATCGCCGACCGCGGCGACAGCCAACACGCCGACCATCTCAAG GTTGCGGTGGCGGCGTCCAAACTGAAGATCTTGCTGTCCGACAGTAACTGA
- the LOC128680560 gene encoding uncharacterized protein LOC128680560 isoform X3, with product MEEEEYDDELPPISVNSSKQDEALFSMPSAEVVASQRARAEECERELQRLRELHERQDSALHAATNIAPIAASRSNSSGSEGETALVSAVEALRVSGAAPAPAPAPAAVAVSRLSPRAGALCRAYCAALAAVSGAAADVLTDEIITGIWSWLSGLDPESPGLELEEDGARSLGDDEVLSVGAWLCALLAEPARAVHARAVHARAVHARAVHARARRALHALLAAASDRQVWSLWRALLPALEPRALPALAQALAGQCEVMTAALHRAALTRLLQPREHDEQEICVRALSTLEICSLVSRGWRQVAATERDAALQLLGRALLAARERERQHRDHADELADTLAVLARPRIADRGDSQHADHLKVAVAASKLKILLSDSN from the exons ATGGAGGAAGAAGAATACGATGATGAATTACCGCCTATTTCTGTTAATTCCTCTAAGCAGGATGag GCGTTGTTTTCAATGCCGTCGGCAGAGGTGGTGGCGTcgcagcgcgcgcgcgcggagGAGTGCGAGCGCGAGCTGCAGCGTCTGCGCGAGCTCCACGAGCGACAAGATTCCGCGCTCCACGCCG CCACAAACATAGCGCCAATAGCAGCGTCGCGCTCCAACTCCAGCGGGTCCGAGGGAGAGACCGCACTGGTGTCCGCTGTTGag GCTCTGCGCGTGAGCGGCGCAGctccggcgccggcgccggcgccggcggcggTGGCCGTGTCGCGCTTGTCGCCGCGCGCCGGCGCGCTGTGCCGCGCCTACTGCGCCGCGCTGGCCGCCGTCTCCGGCGCCGCCGCGGACGTGCTCACTGATGAA ATTATAACCGGCATCTGGTCGTGGTTGAGCGGCCTCGACCCGGAGAGCCCGGGGCTGGAGCTCGAGGAAGACGGCGCCCGCTCACTCGGCGACGACGAG GTGCTGAGCGTGGGCGCGTGGCTGTGCGCGCTGCTGGCGGAGCCCGCGCGCGCAGTGCACGCGCGCGCAGTGCACGCGCGCGCAGTGCACGCGCGCGCAGTGCACGCGCGCGCGCGACGCGCTCTGCACGCGCTGCTCGCCGCCGCCAGCGACCGACAG GTGTGGTCGCTGTGGCGCGCGCTGCTGCCGGCGCTGGAGCCGCGCGCGCTGCCGGCGCTGGCGCAGGCGCTGGCCGGCCAGTGCGAGGTGATGACGGCCGCGCTACACCGCGCCGCCCTCACCCGCCTGCTGCAGCCGCGCGAACACGATGAACAG GAGATATGCGTTCGGGCGCTGTCGACGCTGGAGATATGTTCGCTGGTGTCGCGCGGCTGGCGGCAGGTGGCGGCGACCGAGCGCGACGCGGCGCTGCAGCTGCTGGGCCGCGCGCTGCTGGCGGCGCGCGAGCGCGAGCGCCAGCACCGCGACCACGCGGACGAGCTCGCGGACACACTCGCGGTGCTGGCGCGCCCGCGCATCGCCGACCGCGGCGACAGCCAACACGCCGACCATCTCAAG GTTGCGGTGGCGGCGTCCAAACTGAAGATCTTGCTGTCCGACAGTAACTGA
- the LOC128680560 gene encoding uncharacterized protein LOC128680560 isoform X2: MEEEEYDDELPPISVNSSKQDEALFSMPSAEVVASQRARAEECERELQRLRELHERQDSALHAGTGTPATNIAPIAASRSNSSGSEGETALVSAVEALRVSGAAPAPAPAPAAVAVSRLSPRAGALCRAYCAALAAVSGAAADVLTDEIITGIWSWLSGLDPESPGLELEEDGARSLGDDEVLSVGAWLCALLAEPARAVHARAVHARAVHARAVHARARRALHALLAAASDRQVWSLWRALLPALEPRALPALAQALAGQCEVMTAALHRAALTRLLQPREHDEQEICVRALSTLEICSLVSRGWRQVAATERDAALQLLGRALLAARERERQHRDHADELADTLAVLARPRIADRGDSQHADHLKISMLSRLRWRRPN, encoded by the exons ATGGAGGAAGAAGAATACGATGATGAATTACCGCCTATTTCTGTTAATTCCTCTAAGCAGGATGag GCGTTGTTTTCAATGCCGTCGGCAGAGGTGGTGGCGTcgcagcgcgcgcgcgcggagGAGTGCGAGCGCGAGCTGCAGCGTCTGCGCGAGCTCCACGAGCGACAAGATTCCGCGCTCCACGCCGGTACGGGCACTCCCG CCACAAACATAGCGCCAATAGCAGCGTCGCGCTCCAACTCCAGCGGGTCCGAGGGAGAGACCGCACTGGTGTCCGCTGTTGag GCTCTGCGCGTGAGCGGCGCAGctccggcgccggcgccggcgccggcggcggTGGCCGTGTCGCGCTTGTCGCCGCGCGCCGGCGCGCTGTGCCGCGCCTACTGCGCCGCGCTGGCCGCCGTCTCCGGCGCCGCCGCGGACGTGCTCACTGATGAA ATTATAACCGGCATCTGGTCGTGGTTGAGCGGCCTCGACCCGGAGAGCCCGGGGCTGGAGCTCGAGGAAGACGGCGCCCGCTCACTCGGCGACGACGAG GTGCTGAGCGTGGGCGCGTGGCTGTGCGCGCTGCTGGCGGAGCCCGCGCGCGCAGTGCACGCGCGCGCAGTGCACGCGCGCGCAGTGCACGCGCGCGCAGTGCACGCGCGCGCGCGACGCGCTCTGCACGCGCTGCTCGCCGCCGCCAGCGACCGACAG GTGTGGTCGCTGTGGCGCGCGCTGCTGCCGGCGCTGGAGCCGCGCGCGCTGCCGGCGCTGGCGCAGGCGCTGGCCGGCCAGTGCGAGGTGATGACGGCCGCGCTACACCGCGCCGCCCTCACCCGCCTGCTGCAGCCGCGCGAACACGATGAACAG GAGATATGCGTTCGGGCGCTGTCGACGCTGGAGATATGTTCGCTGGTGTCGCGCGGCTGGCGGCAGGTGGCGGCGACCGAGCGCGACGCGGCGCTGCAGCTGCTGGGCCGCGCGCTGCTGGCGGCGCGCGAGCGCGAGCGCCAGCACCGCGACCACGCGGACGAGCTCGCGGACACACTCGCGGTGCTGGCGCGCCCGCGCATCGCCGACCGCGGCGACAGCCAACACGCCGACCATCTCAAG atttcAATGCTTTCCAGGTTGCGGTGGCGGCGTCCAAACTGA
- the m-cup gene encoding protein fem-1 homolog C yields the protein MWEESSSSTASANSSKLFAESTKQHDAVFNELMRECKHSAPGARLSARLRTSLERMCPAERRAVVARTREGCAPLFVACKRGNVELVEYLVHVCDAELEQRGVYEVPDDRSVHTVTPLWCAAVAGRLEVLRVLIDAGADVNAGSDSGSTPVRSACFMTHLDVVRLLVARGADIRRANHNGGTCLINSVQSVRLCTFLLQHGAELDAQDMQLKTALHYAIQEHRVETARLLLDHGADPHLRSRSGDDALRTACLKGAAQIVSLLCARVSYAAAAVADAYELLGSTQLDEFNDVSAALAAYRKATLLRSQGEQYLPKLPELEPIPALGNAREWSSLAELEALATDMDALRTQALLVAARVLGAHHKDTVLRIMYRGAAYGDAFRYQRCVDLWGWALIIRVEKDSLLYTDTCHTACALTRLMLDAHAGRLERARGVPRHSDVMLACSAVARALPAARRALQPRPVHKKQAETFDRALRCATHLVFLLLQTAAPHERARAAALVRELVHADVRSAHTGDTLLHLCVSRLNVVRSTYFADEIAAPPVFPSVAVVRLLLQCGADVNVRNEARSTPLHVAAIPYNFSTELVEALLAGGAHLDQPNKFGDSPAELVALNRGSRVRVLRHVTLRCLAARAALAAGVLAGEGAREGELPAELLAFLELHRS from the exons ATGTGGGAAGAGAGCAGCAGTAGCACTGCGAGCGCCAACAGCAGCAAGCTGTTCGCGGAGAGCACCAAGCAGCACGACGCCGTCTTCAACGAGCTGATGAGAGAGTGCAAGCACAGCGCGCCCGGCGCGCGCCTCTCCGCGCGGCTCAGGACTTCGCTGGAACG CATGTGCCCAGCGGAGCGGCGTGCGGTGGTGGCGCGCACGCGCGAGGGCTGCGCGCCGCTGTTCGTGGCGTGCAAGCGCGGCAACGTGGAGCTGGTGGAGTACCTCGTGCACGTGTGCGACGCGGAGCTGGAGCAGCGCGGCGTCTACGAGGTGCCCGACGACCGCTCCGTGCACACCGTCACGCCGCTCTGGTGTGCTGCCGTCGCCGGCCGCCTCGAG GTGCTGCGCGTGCTGATAGACGCGGGCGCGGACGTGAACGCGGGTTCGGACAGCGGCTCCACACCCGTGCGCTCGGCGTGCTTCATGACGCACCTGGACGTGGTGCGGCTGCTGGTGGCGCGCGGCGCCGACATCCGCCGCGCCAACCACAACGGTGGCACGTGCCTCATCAACTCCGTGCAGTCCGTGCGCCTGTGCACGTTCCTGCTGCAGCACGGCGCGGAGCTGGACGCGCAGGACATGCAGCTGAAGACGGCGCTGCACTACGCCATCCAGGAGCACCGCGTGGAGACCGCGCGGCTGCTGCTGGACCACGGCGCTGACCCGCACCTGCGCTCGCGCTCCGGCGACGACGCGCTGCGCACCGCTTGTCTCAAGGGCGCTGCGCAG ATCGTGTCGCTGCTGTGCGCGCGCGTGTCGTACGCGGCCGCGGCCGTGGCGGACGCGTACGAGCTGCTGGGCTCCACGCAGCTGGACGAGTTCAATGACGTCAGCGCCGCGCTCGCCGCCTACAGGAAGGCCACGCTGCTGCGCTCG CAAGGTGAGCAGTACCTGCCGAAGCTGCCGGAGCTGGAGCCGATCCCGGCGCTGGGCAACGCGCGCGAGTGGTCGAGCCTGGCGGAGCTGGAGGCGCTCGCCACGGACATGGACGCGCTGCGCACGCAGGCGCTGCTGGTCGCCGCGCGCGTGCTCGGCGCTCACCACAAG GACACCGTGCTCCGCATCATGTACCGCGGCGCCGCATACGGCGACGCGTTCCGCTACCAGCGCTGCGTGGACCTGTGGGGCTGGGCCCTCATCATCCGCGTCGAAAAAGACTCTCTGCTCTACACCG ACACGTGTCACACGGCGTGTGCACTGACGCGGCTGATGCTGGACGCGCACGCGGGGCGGCTGGAGCGCGCGCGCGGTGTGCCCCGGCACAGCGACGTCATGCTGGCGTGCAGCGCGGTCGCGCGCGCGCTGCCGGCCGCGCGCCGCGCGCTGCAGCCGCGCCCGGTGCACAAGAAGCAGGCGGAGACGTTCGACCGCGCGCTGCGCTGCGCCACGCACCTGGTGTTCCTGCTGCTGCAGACGGCGGCGCCGCacgagcgcgcgcgcgcggccgcgCTCGTGCGCGAGCTGGTGCACGCGGACGTGCGCAGCGCGCACACGGGCGACACGCTGCTGCACCTGTGCGTGTCGCGCCTCAACGTCGTGCGCTCCACCTACTTCGCGGACGAGATCGCCGCGCCGCCCGTGTTCCCGTCCGTGGCCGTGGTGCGGCTGCTGCTGCAGTGCGGCGCCGACGTCAACGTGCGCAACGAGGCGCGCTCCACGCCGCTGCACGTGGCCGCCATCCCGTACAACTTCTCCACGGAGCTGGTGGAGGCGCTGCTGGCGGGCGGCGCACACCTGGACCAGCCCAACAAGTTCGGGGACTCCCCGGCGGAGCTGGTGGCGCTGAACCGCGGGTCGCGCGTGCGCGTGCTGCGCCACGTGACGCTGCGCTGCCtggcggcgcgcgcggcgctggcGGCGGGGGTGTTGGCGGGTGAGGGGGCGCGGGAGGGGGAGCTGCCGGCGGAGCTGCTGGCCTTCCTGGAGCTGCACCGCTCCTAA
- the LOC128680559 gene encoding uncharacterized protein LOC128680559 gives METIISLYEELKKIRVYLIKLGASRRTEKVLVNKLNEINAIYEKYETWLIGFEEKLKRKYYSSDDIILIKNYCSRFLELHENILVLCNSDKPKSSFNMNSFDLKTALNLLPIMTNEESNTKQLIDNIEYYNTLLKEDTCKQNLINFVLKSRLSPEAKLKLKSKYESVNELIIDMRNVLLCKKAATAIQNKLQKIRQNDLSIADYGKEITELFVDLTITQADGNDQCYKILKPINEKMAVKQFADGLRNRRLSTIISARNYSSLKDAVQAAQDEEVSIPSTFGEIMGMYKKPYHNKYFNNGSNYYRSWRGGRCRYPVHRGRARGQQAAHLASRGQGSRGQYTRGSSGGPQQRGKFFNSTRGNQGMRNNRNIHLMYDNDNNNFEKFEESELSLNQFFREE, from the coding sequence ATGGAAACTATTATATCATTGTATGaggaattaaagaaaattagagtatatttaattaaattaggagCCAGTCGAAGAACGGAAAAAGTgttagtaaacaaattaaatgagaTTAATGCAATCTATGAGAAATATGAGACGTGGCTGATAGGTTTTGAAGAAAAACttaagagaaaatattatagttcggatgatattatattaatcaaaaattattgtagTCGATTTTTAGagttacatgaaaatattttagtgttgTGTAATAGTGATAAGCCGAAGTCATCGTTCAACATGAAttcttttgatttaaaaacggCGTTAAATCTTTTACCTATTATGACAAATGAGGAGtcgaatacaaaacagttGATTGAtaacattgaatattataatactttattgaaagaagatacatgtaaacaaaatttaattaatttcgtatTAAAAAGTAGGCTTTCTCCTGAAgctaagttaaaattaaaatcaaaatatgaatCAGTTAATGAGTTAATTATTGATATgagaaatgtattattgtgtaaGAAAGCTGCAACggcaatacaaaataaattacaaaaaattagacaaaatgacTTGTCAATTGCTGACTATGGTAAAGAAATAACGGAACTATTTGTTGATTTAACGATAACGCAAGCTGACGGGAATGATcaatgctataaaatattaaaacctattaatgaaaaaatggcTGTTAAGCAATTTGCTGACGGCTTGCGTAATCGTCGACTTAGTACGATTATTTCTGCCAGGAATTATAGTTCACTTAAAGATGCTGTACAGGCAGCCCAAGATGAAGAAGTATCAATTCCTTCAACATTTGGAGAAATCATGGGTATGTACAAGAAAccataccataataaatatttcaacaatggttcaaattattatagaagcTGGCGTGGAGGACGTTGCCGCTATCCTGTACATAGAGGAAGAGCTCGAGGACAGCAAGCAGCTCATCTAGCTTCTCGAGGACAAGGGTCACGAGGTCAGTACACGCGAGGAAGTAGCGGAGGTCCACAGCAGAGaggtaaattttttaattcaactaGAGGAAATCAAGGGATGCGTAATAATcgtaatattcatttaatgtatgataatgataataataatttcgaaaaatttGAAGAGTCAGAACTTTCTTTGAATCAGTTTTTTCGTGAGGAAtag
- the knk gene encoding protein Skeletor, isoforms B/C: MWKVSLFVFTAIIIVARAQDDEGPYRGKLIGHLNTYHHQVSGDVFAVDDHTILLVDFNYDGTGEDTFFWAGDSGRPGPQGFIVPNEHGNTNILERYHDAEVRLSLPEGKRLSRLKWVAVYDLGSQNAFGDVFVPDEFEAPAPKTIGPLAAVNAGSAPPVASQPIRVLDAVTLLIPEFRYDGSGEEVYFWIGSGAQPSNNGRKIPDEDGYLEPLRQYAAEDVVLRLPGALTVFAADWVALWDARARRALGAALLPADLNVPPAPAHAHLYRSSLPNCRQLHRDYQVSWEVFGNQITIELAAKISEQDYMSFGISGSAGRSSMLGADVAVARYSASDRRGHAADYNITALAPCVHVLGQWVGVCRDTKLGGLDSNQVFSADRVDGVTRVSYRRTLRPEDSMDLEWLTSSPAHVVWALGPLDATGEPAYHRVYPRADVSLKLVREASDPPALANDCFPFSLSAPPPVQPWDTAELFDPALRTFWFRLGPAAGARGAGRGRRPAPPLVWYVNGQLAPDLQLRRGLVYSFKVLGGNDPHSASEYHPLIVTADAAGGLERLSERQQRAQRVLAGVHSPRRGRLAPTAAGAKCVGTRPADADPRRDASFASFRAFNRTLTWRCDGLAPADLTIAPDSSWPDIVYYNSFTHNDMGGRIFIVDRHRRDIARRGAASAARPSPAVALALLISSLQMLILNVATNV, from the exons ATGTggaaagtgagtttgtttgtgtttACAGCGATAATAATAG TGGCGCGGGCGCAGGATGACGAAGGACCCTACAGAGGGAAGCTCATCGGACATCTCAACACGTACCATCACCAA GTGTCAGGAGACGTGTTTGCGGTAGATGACCACACCATACTGCTAGTGGACTTCAACTATGATGGCACTGGAGAGGATACCTTCTTCTGGGCCGGGGACTCGGGCCGGCCCGGACCTCAAGGGTTCATAGTGCCCAATGAGCATGGaaa cACCAACATTCTCGAGCGCTACCACGACGCGGAGGTCCGGCTGTCGCTGCCGGAGGGCAAGCGGCTGTCGCGCTTGAAGTGGGTGGCCGTGTACGACCTCGGCAGCCAGAACGCGTTCGGAGACGTGTTCGTGCCGGACGAGTTCGAGGCGCCGGCGCCCAAGACCATCGGCCCACTGGCCGCCGTCAACGCCGGCAGCGCGCCGCCGGTCGCCAGCCAACCCATCAGGGTGCTCGACGCTGTCACTTTGCT AATCCCTGAGTTCCGCTACGACGGCAGCGGCGAGGAGGTGTACTTCTGGATTGGCAGCGGCGCGCAGCCCTCCAACAACGGCAGGAAGATCCCCGACGAGGATGGATA CCTGGAGCCGCTCCGGCAGTACGCGGCGGAAGACGTGGTGCTGCGGCTGCCGGGCGCACTCACCGTGTTCGCCGCGGACTGGGTCGCGCTGTGGgacgcgcgcgcgcgccgcgcacTCGGCGCCGCGCTGCTGCCTGCGGACCTCAACGTGCCGCCCGCGCCTGCGCATGCGCATCTCTACCG ATCTTCCCTTCCGAACTGCCGCCAGCTGCACAGAGACTATCAAGTGTCGTGGGAAGTGTTCGGAAATCAGATCACTATCGAGCTTGCCGCTAAG ATATCTGAGCAGGACTACATGTCGTTCGGCATCTCGGGCAGCGCCGGCCGCAGCTCAATGCTGGGCGCGGACGTGGCGGTCGCGCGCTACTCCGCCAGCGACCGGAGGGGGCACGCTGCGGACTACAACATCACTGCGCTGGCGCCG TGCGTGCACGTACTAGGACAATGGGTGGGCGTATGCCGAGATACGAAGCTGGGTGGATTGGATTCCAATCAGGTGTTCAGCGCGGATCGGGTGGACGGAGTCACCCGGGTGTCTTACCGCCGGACGCTTAGGCCAG AGGACAGCATGGACCTGGAGTGGCTGACGTCATCGCCCGCGCACGTGGTGTGGGCGCTGGGGCCGCTGGACGCGACCGGGGAGCCCGCCTACCACCGTGTCTACCCGCGGGCTGACGTCTCTCTGAAGCTGGTGCGGGAGGCCAGCGACCCGCCCGCCTTGGCTAACGACTGCTTCCCGTTCTCGCT GagcgcgccgccgccggtcCAGCCGTGGGACACGGCGGAGCTGTTCGACCCCGCGCTGCGCACCTTCTGGTTCCGGCTGGGGCCCGCAGCGGGCGCCCGGGGCGCTGGCCGGGGGCGCCGTCCAGCGCCCCCGCTCGTGTGGTACGTCAACGGCCAGCTAGCGCCCGACCTGCAGCTGCGGCGGGGGCTAGTGTACAGCTTCAAG GTGCTGGGCGGCAACGACCCGCACTCGGCGAGCGAGTACCACCCGCTGATAGTGACGGCGGACGCCGCGGGCGGGCTGGAGCGGCTCAGCGAGCGCCAGCAGCGCGCGCAGCGGGTGCTGGCGGGCGTCCACAGCCCGCGCCGCGGCCGCCTCGCGCCCACCGCCGCCGGCGCCAAGTGCGTCGGGACCAG GCCCGCCGACGCCGACCCGCGTCGCGACGCATCGTTCGCGTCGTTCCGCGCGTTCAACCGCACGCTGACGTGGCGCTGCGACGGACTCGCGCCCGCGGACCTCACGATCGCGCCCGACTCCTCCTGGCCCGACATCGTCTACTACAACTCCTTCACGCATAACG ACATGGGCGGCCGCATCTTCATAGTGGACCGGCACCGCCGCGACATCGCGCGGCGCGGAGCTGCGTCCGCCGCGCGGCCGTCGCCCGCCGTCGCGCTCGCGCTGCTGATATCATCATTGCAGATGCTTATTTTGAATGTTGCGACAAATGTTtaa